A single window of Enterobacteriaceae bacterium ESL0689 DNA harbors:
- a CDS encoding phage minor head protein, with amino-acid sequence MMHPLHPPLIITTRLSKVIQRLAGISIAEIASRLSVGLVTRANTQNKVRTQRIYNAAFGIDLSGMLGDGAIKAQMDKAVRENVALIKSIQTDFINDIGEKVFGNLAAGGRHENLIDTIRERGNVTKSRAKFIARDQTAKLNADLTEARSVALGLDLYEWGGAGDERERHSHRVLNNMLCKYSDPTVYSADGGKTWKKRKSIGAYEGKPGEDYQCRCVALPYVSWD; translated from the coding sequence ATGATGCACCCGCTACACCCCCCTCTCATTATCACCACCCGGTTATCAAAAGTTATTCAGCGCCTGGCGGGCATATCCATTGCTGAAATTGCCAGTCGATTATCTGTGGGGCTGGTAACGCGGGCGAATACCCAGAATAAGGTGCGGACGCAACGCATCTATAACGCTGCGTTCGGAATTGACCTTTCCGGGATGCTGGGCGACGGGGCCATCAAAGCGCAGATGGACAAGGCGGTGCGGGAGAATGTCGCCCTGATTAAGTCTATTCAGACCGATTTTATCAACGATATCGGCGAGAAAGTTTTTGGCAATCTCGCCGCGGGTGGCAGGCATGAAAACCTCATCGATACTATCCGGGAGCGGGGCAACGTTACAAAAAGCCGGGCGAAATTCATTGCCCGGGATCAGACTGCAAAACTCAATGCCGACCTGACAGAAGCGCGCAGTGTGGCGCTGGGTCTTGATTTGTATGAATGGGGTGGGGCAGGTGACGAACGTGAACGCCACAGTCATCGGGTGCTGAACAATATGCTCTGCAAATACTCCGACCCGACAGTCTACTCCGCTGATGGCGGCAAAACCTGGAAGAAGAGAAAAAGTATCGGCGCATACGAGGGTAAACCTGGTGAGGATTATCAGTGTCGTTGCGTCGCCCTTCCATACGTCTCATGGGATTAA